A part of Pongo pygmaeus isolate AG05252 chromosome 14, NHGRI_mPonPyg2-v2.0_pri, whole genome shotgun sequence genomic DNA contains:
- the LOC134738024 gene encoding splicing factor, proline- and glutamine-rich gives MEAKIREVPGESGFGLPVSPGRLSTTKEGWRFDQETQQTPPGPGVGHIRETQQTPPGPGVGHIRETQQTPPGPGVGHIRETQQTPPGPGVGHIRETQQTPPGPGVGHIRETQQTPPGPGVGHIRETQQTPPGPGVGHIRETQQIPPGPGVGHISSGATETALPPQDACQMGWTSYSPENTRQQNPRPGPRTRVARADAGTGDQGTGCLDTVREDEGDSRARWEPLGQRTPGSGGGLLVIGQGVAVPFTLRMGHGSSEVLPGLPDASEKGTAPQCPLEVGWEPAGSRQRPSRALRMAGGHGSLRPAWWTLSPALRERWPLGSLGPDSPTEARLHFRKWLPPAGGLGESSGPGSDSSVGFCQQKESNSVKCGKRFILSQRQVTLGRDPALRRA, from the coding sequence ATGGAAGCCAAAATCAGAGAAGTTCCAGGAGAATCAGGATTTGGTCTCCCAGTGTCTCCAGGACGATTATCCACTACAAAGGAAGGATGGCGATTTGACCAGGAGACTCAGCAGACACCACCTGGACCTGGAGTTGGACACATCAGGGAGACTCAGCAGACACCACCTGGACCTGGAGTTGGACACATCAGGGAGACTCAGCAGACACCACCTGGACCTGGAGTTGGACACATCAGGGAGACTCAGCAGACACCACCTGGACCTGGAGTTGGACACATCAGGGAGACTCAGCAGACACCACCTGGACCTGGAGTTGGACACATCAGGGAGACTCAGCAGACACCACCTGGACCTGGAGTTGGACACATCAGGGAGACTCAGCAGACACCACCTGGACCTGGAGTTGGACACATCAGGGAGACTCAGCAGATACCACCTGGACCTGGAGTTGGACACATCAGCTCAGGAGCCACTGAGACAGCCTTACCTCCACAGGATGCTTGCCAAATGGGCTGGACTTCATACAGTCCTGAGAACACGAGACAGCAAAATCCACGCCCAGGCCCCAGGACAAGGGTGGCCAGGGCTGACGCAGGCACGGGCGACCAGGGAACCGGGTGTCTGGATACAGTGAGGGAGGATGAGGGAGACAGCAGGGCGAGGTGGGAACCCCTGGGCCAGCGGACTCCAGGCAGCGGAGGCGGCCTGTTGGTAATCGGTCAGGGAGTTGCTGTGCCCTTCACCTTGAGGATGGGACACGGGTCCTCTGAGGTTCTCCCTGGACTCCCTGATGCCTCTGAGAAAGGCACAGCACCCCAGTGCCcgctggaggtggggtgggagccAGCTGGGAGCAGGCAGCGCCCCTCACGAGCACTGCGGATGGCTGGCGGCCATGGCTCTCTAAGGCCCGCTTGGTGGACGCTgagccctgccctcagggagcgcTGGCCCCTCGGGTCCCTGGGCCCTGACAGTCCCACTGAGGCTCGGCTCCATTTCCGCAAATGGCTGCCTCCCGCAGGAGGGCTGGGGGAGAGCTCCGGGCCGGGGTCAGACAGCAGCGTTGGCTTCTgtcaacaaaaagagtcaaactctgtaaaatgtgGGAAGAGATTCATTCTGAGCCAAAGACAAGTGACCTTGGGCCGTGACCCAGCCCTCAGGAGGGCCTGA